From a region of the Flavobacterium branchiarum genome:
- the pyrH gene encoding UMP kinase, with protein sequence MKYKRILLKLSGEALMGDLQYGIDPKRLDEYAEEIKQIHAKGVEIAIVIGGGNIFRGVSGVSSGMDRVQGDYMGMLATVINGMALQGALENKGMLTRLQTALKIESIAEPYIKRRAVRHLEKNRIVIFGAGTGNPYFTTDTAAVLRGIEINADVILKGTRVDGVYDSDPEKNASAVKFDFISFEDVLKKGLNVMDTTAFTLSQENKLPIVVFDMNKIGNLLKICEGENIGTVVNI encoded by the coding sequence ATGAAATACAAAAGAATTCTTCTTAAACTAAGTGGAGAAGCTTTAATGGGAGATTTACAATACGGAATCGACCCAAAAAGATTGGACGAATATGCTGAAGAAATCAAGCAAATTCATGCAAAGGGAGTAGAAATTGCAATTGTAATAGGAGGAGGAAACATTTTTAGAGGAGTTTCTGGAGTAAGTTCAGGAATGGATAGAGTACAAGGTGATTATATGGGAATGCTTGCTACCGTAATTAACGGAATGGCATTACAAGGCGCTTTGGAAAATAAAGGAATGTTGACACGTTTGCAAACAGCTCTAAAAATCGAATCAATTGCAGAACCTTATATTAAAAGAAGAGCAGTACGCCACCTTGAGAAAAATAGAATTGTAATTTTTGGTGCAGGTACTGGAAATCCTTACTTTACAACAGATACTGCTGCAGTTTTAAGAGGAATCGAAATTAATGCAGATGTTATCTTAAAAGGAACTCGCGTAGACGGTGTTTACGATTCAGACCCTGAGAAAAACGCAAGTGCTGTAAAATTTGACTTTATCTCTTTTGAAGATGTACTTAAAAAAGGATTAAATGTAATGGACACAACTGCTTTTACATTAAGTCAAGAAAATAAATTGCCAATTGTAGTTTTTGATATGAACAAAATTGGAAATTTATTGAAAATTTGCGAAGGTGAAAATATTGGTACTGTAGTAAATATATAA
- a CDS encoding thioredoxin family protein, with the protein MQNSITNALSNSYSYTEYRKLVTDLLAEGKATGDEQSEDLTNYSRLNETRMNRLEKTIKITDSTISKLQNLRKNYIWLVISEGWCGDAAQLLPIIYKMATASNDKIELKIVLRDENPDLMNLFLTNGGKAIPKLIIIDKENLEVIADWGPRPKGAIELVTNYKKEFGVIDETIKTNLQLWYLHDKGISTQEEIMKIMENR; encoded by the coding sequence ATGCAAAATAGTATTACCAATGCACTGTCTAACAGTTATTCATATACCGAATACCGTAAACTAGTTACTGATTTACTGGCCGAAGGAAAAGCAACAGGAGACGAACAATCTGAGGACCTAACAAATTACAGTCGTTTGAATGAAACGCGAATGAATCGGTTAGAAAAAACAATAAAAATCACCGATTCAACAATTTCTAAACTACAAAACCTGCGCAAGAATTATATTTGGCTCGTTATTTCTGAAGGTTGGTGTGGCGATGCAGCCCAATTGTTACCCATTATTTACAAAATGGCAACAGCATCTAATGACAAAATTGAGCTAAAAATTGTACTTCGTGATGAGAATCCTGATTTAATGAATTTATTTTTGACGAATGGAGGAAAAGCAATTCCGAAATTAATCATTATTGACAAAGAGAACCTCGAAGTTATTGCCGATTGGGGACCTCGTCCAAAAGGAGCTATTGAATTAGTCACTAATTATAAAAAGGAATTTGGAGTTATTGATGAAACCATTAAAACAAATTTACAATTGTGGTACTTACACGACAAAGGAATTTCAACTCAAGAAGAAATTATGAAAATAATGGAAAACCGTTAA
- the truB gene encoding tRNA pseudouridine(55) synthase TruB, which translates to MTPEEFLNGQVLLIDKPLNWSSFQAVNKLKYALINKVGLPKKFKIGHAGTLDPLATGLLLICTGKFTKRISELQGQAKEYTGTFSIGATTPSYDLETEIDQTFPTAHIDEVLIHETVKQFLGEIDQKPPIYSAIKKDGVRLYEHARAGETIEIASRKTTIHEFEITRIALPEIDFRVVCSKGTYIRSLAFDFGKAMNSGSHLTALRRTKIGDYDVKDATDVTLFEESL; encoded by the coding sequence ATTACTCCCGAAGAATTTTTAAACGGACAAGTTTTACTGATAGATAAGCCTTTAAACTGGAGTTCTTTCCAGGCAGTGAATAAATTAAAATACGCATTAATAAATAAGGTTGGGCTTCCTAAGAAGTTCAAAATTGGCCATGCAGGAACATTAGATCCTTTGGCTACTGGATTGTTGCTTATTTGTACAGGCAAGTTTACCAAAAGAATTTCTGAGTTGCAAGGCCAGGCCAAAGAGTACACTGGTACTTTCTCTATTGGAGCAACAACACCTTCGTATGATTTAGAAACTGAAATAGATCAAACTTTTCCAACAGCACATATTGATGAGGTATTGATTCATGAAACTGTTAAGCAATTTTTGGGCGAAATAGATCAGAAGCCACCAATATATTCGGCTATAAAAAAAGATGGAGTTCGTTTGTATGAGCATGCTCGTGCTGGTGAAACTATTGAAATTGCAAGTCGAAAAACTACAATTCATGAATTTGAAATTACAAGAATTGCACTTCCAGAAATTGATTTCAGAGTGGTTTGTAGTAAGGGAACTTATATTCGTTCGTTAGCATTCGATTTTGGAAAAGCTATGAATTCAGGTTCTCATTTAACAGCTTTACGTCGTACCAAAATTGGGGATTACGATGTGAAAGACGCGACTGATGTTACTTTGTTTGAAGAAAGTCTATAG
- a CDS encoding undecaprenyl-diphosphate phosphatase, protein MNTLQAIVLAIIEGITEFLPVSSTGHMIIASSFFGIAHDDFTKLFTIVIQLGAILSVVVLYFKRFFQTLDFYFKLLVAFIPAVVLGLLLSDVIDSLLENPVTVAVSLLIGGVILLKVDEWFNNPNTAETSQEITYLQAFKIGMFQCLAMIPGVSRSGASIVGGMSQKLSRTTAAEFSFFLAVPTMFGATAKKCYDYYKAGFELSHDQVNLLIIGNVVAFIVALLAIKTFIGFLTKNGFKVFGYYRIIAGIVLLLIHFLFHPLTII, encoded by the coding sequence ATGAATACTTTACAAGCTATTGTTTTAGCCATTATTGAGGGAATTACAGAGTTTTTACCTGTTTCTTCAACTGGCCACATGATTATTGCCTCTTCTTTTTTTGGGATTGCCCACGATGATTTTACAAAATTGTTTACAATTGTAATTCAGCTAGGAGCTATTCTTTCGGTAGTGGTTTTATATTTCAAGCGTTTCTTTCAGACACTTGATTTTTATTTTAAATTATTAGTCGCATTTATACCAGCAGTTGTTTTAGGATTACTATTAAGTGATGTTATTGATAGTTTACTAGAAAACCCTGTTACAGTTGCAGTTTCTCTTTTAATAGGAGGAGTTATTTTGCTAAAGGTAGATGAATGGTTTAATAACCCAAATACTGCCGAAACTTCGCAAGAAATCACGTATTTACAAGCTTTTAAAATTGGAATGTTCCAATGTTTGGCAATGATCCCAGGGGTTTCAAGAAGTGGAGCGAGTATAGTTGGAGGAATGTCACAAAAGTTGTCAAGAACAACAGCTGCTGAGTTTTCATTCTTTTTGGCAGTTCCTACCATGTTTGGTGCTACGGCTAAAAAATGTTATGATTACTATAAAGCAGGATTCGAATTATCACACGATCAAGTTAATTTATTGATTATTGGTAATGTAGTCGCTTTTATAGTAGCACTTTTGGCTATTAAAACTTTTATTGGATTTTTGACTAAAAACGGATTCAAAGTATTTGGTTACTACCGTATTATTGCAGGGATTGTGTTGTTATTGATACATTTCTTGTTTCATCCGCTTACAATTATATAA
- a CDS encoding DUF3098 domain-containing protein — protein MENKGEQNKKEFLFDKVNYKILLIGIGVIALGFMLMAGGGSNDPNVFNEEIFNFRRIRLAPTTVLIGFGITIYAILKNPKKA, from the coding sequence ATGGAAAATAAAGGAGAACAAAATAAAAAAGAATTTCTTTTTGATAAAGTAAATTATAAAATTTTATTGATCGGAATTGGTGTAATTGCTCTAGGTTTTATGCTGATGGCGGGTGGAGGAAGTAATGATCCAAATGTTTTTAATGAAGAGATCTTTAATTTTAGACGTATTCGTTTGGCTCCAACTACTGTTTTAATAGGTTTTGGAATTACAATTTATGCAATTCTTAAAAATCCAAAAAAAGCATAA
- a CDS encoding cell division protein FtsX, with product MSSNFDKFQKRRLISSYFSVVLSVFLVLFLLGVLGLFIINSKKLADDFKEKIAMTVFFKNEANDSIIKAFNAELKRAPFARSFVYVTKEEAAKQHTDIIGEDFLTFLGENPLLNSYDIHLKADYVVKDSIAKIESRLRKNTMISDIVYDKQLVNLVNDNIKKVSMWILIVSGFLTVIAVLLINSSLRLSIHSNRFIIKTMQMVGATKSFIRKPFVMRSIKLGLLGAGLAIVALIGLLIYVDTNFPGLGILEDKALIGLVLLTVLGIGVLITWLSTHFATQRFLNLRTDDLY from the coding sequence ATGAGTTCTAACTTTGATAAATTTCAAAAACGCAGGTTAATTTCCTCTTATTTTTCGGTTGTATTGAGCGTATTTCTGGTTTTATTCCTTTTGGGAGTACTAGGATTATTCATTATTAATTCTAAAAAACTAGCAGATGACTTTAAAGAAAAAATCGCGATGACGGTTTTCTTTAAAAATGAAGCTAATGATAGCATTATAAAAGCATTCAATGCAGAATTAAAAAGAGCACCTTTCGCTAGATCATTTGTTTATGTTACTAAAGAAGAGGCTGCAAAACAGCATACGGATATTATTGGAGAAGATTTCTTAACGTTTTTAGGAGAAAATCCATTATTGAATTCGTATGATATTCACTTAAAAGCCGATTATGTAGTTAAAGATAGTATTGCTAAAATAGAAAGTCGCTTACGTAAAAACACTATGATTTCTGATATTGTTTATGATAAACAATTGGTGAATCTGGTTAATGATAATATCAAAAAAGTGAGTATGTGGATTTTAATTGTAAGTGGATTTTTAACCGTAATTGCGGTGCTGCTTATCAATAGTTCATTGCGTTTGTCAATACATTCAAATCGATTTATCATTAAGACGATGCAAATGGTTGGTGCTACAAAATCATTTATTCGTAAGCCATTTGTAATGCGAAGTATTAAACTTGGATTATTAGGAGCAGGTTTAGCAATTGTTGCTTTAATCGGGCTTTTGATTTACGTAGATACTAATTTTCCAGGACTTGGAATATTAGAAGACAAAGCACTTATCGGATTGGTTTTATTGACGGTTTTAGGAATCGGAGTTTTAATAACTTGGTTAAGTACACACTTTGCAACACAACGTTTCTTAAATTTAAGAACAGACGATTTATATTAA
- a CDS encoding leucine--tRNA ligase, producing MKYNPIEIDAKWQKYWADNKTFAAENNSEKPKHYVLDMFPYPSGAGLHVGHPLGYIASDVYSRFKRHQGFNVLHPMGYDSFGLPAEQYAIQTGQRPEDTTRVNIDGGVDKEGKQIAGYRKQLDKIGFSFDWDREVRTSNPDYYKHTQWIFIQLFNSWYNKDSDKAEDVSTLIAIFENEGNATVNAVSDDKIAPFTSSEWKSFSSDEQQKILLQYRLTYLAETEVNWCPGLGTVLANDEIINGVSERGGYPVIRKKMTQWSMRISAYAERLLQGLNDIDWSESIKESQRNWIGKSVGALVTFPILSFPEGEENPDSIQTLGYMTGGNNSHLLLEKAKEMRNNPTEAEKVLWLNLKSKALDYKFRQQHLIDDFIVDFVCLSKKLIIEVDGEIHNSQVEADAERTKILNEKGFKVIRFNNKEVLNNIDSVLNIIKHELLHAVVPPSGARGISVFTTRPDTIFGVSFMTLAPEHPLVAEITTPEQKTAIEAYIEKTAKRSERERMADVKTISGVFTGAYAEHPFTKEPIPVWIGDYVLAGYGTGAVMAVPCGDERDYAFANFFKGQNGMPAIKNIFDKDISEAAFGSKEGFKLVDSDFLNGLGYKEGTQKAIAALEEINQGMGKTNYRLRDAVFSRQRYWGEPFPVYYVNGLPQMIASQHLPIILPEVEKYLPTEDGLPPLGNAAVWAWDTKTNTVVNTDLVDHATIFPLELNTMPGWAGSSWYWMRYMDAHNETEFASKEALTYWESVDLYIGGSEHATGHLLYSRFWNKFLKDKGLAPTEEPFKKLINQGMILGTTAFVYRLEGTNTFVSKNKIEDKSVQPIRVDVSMVNSSDELDIERFKAWRDDFQNAAFINDENGKYVVGREVEKMSKSYYNVVTPDDICNEYGADTLRLYEMFLGPLEQAKPWNTAGISGVFGFLKKLCRLYFDDNGLIITNDEPTKDNLKSLHKTIKKVVEDIENFSFNTSVSQFMICVNELSAQNCHSRAILEPLAIVISPYAPHIAEELWSILGHTTSIAAVAFPTFEPKHLVESSKEYPVSFNGKMRFTIELPLDLTKEEIEEIIMKDERTLKQLDGKTPNKVIIVPGKIINLVG from the coding sequence ATGAAATACAATCCGATTGAAATAGACGCCAAATGGCAAAAATATTGGGCAGACAATAAAACTTTTGCAGCCGAGAACAACTCCGAAAAACCAAAACATTATGTACTCGATATGTTTCCTTATCCATCTGGAGCAGGACTTCACGTAGGGCACCCGCTAGGTTATATTGCTTCTGATGTATATTCTCGTTTTAAGAGACACCAAGGTTTTAATGTTTTGCACCCAATGGGCTACGACAGCTTTGGTTTGCCTGCTGAACAATATGCTATACAAACAGGACAACGTCCTGAGGATACAACTCGTGTAAACATTGATGGTGGTGTAGATAAAGAAGGAAAACAAATTGCTGGATACAGAAAACAATTAGATAAAATAGGTTTTTCATTTGATTGGGATAGAGAAGTTCGTACTTCTAATCCAGATTACTATAAACACACACAATGGATTTTCATTCAATTGTTCAATTCTTGGTATAATAAAGATTCTGACAAAGCCGAAGATGTTTCGACTTTGATTGCAATTTTTGAAAATGAAGGAAATGCAACTGTTAATGCTGTTTCTGATGACAAAATAGCTCCATTTACGTCAAGCGAATGGAAATCTTTTTCATCTGATGAACAACAAAAAATATTATTACAATACAGATTAACGTACTTAGCAGAAACTGAAGTAAACTGGTGTCCCGGTTTAGGAACAGTTTTAGCAAATGACGAAATTATAAACGGTGTTTCTGAGCGTGGTGGTTACCCTGTAATCCGTAAAAAAATGACACAATGGAGCATGCGTATTTCTGCTTATGCAGAACGTTTGTTACAAGGTCTTAACGATATCGATTGGAGCGAAAGCATCAAAGAAAGTCAGCGTAACTGGATTGGAAAATCAGTTGGCGCGTTAGTAACTTTCCCCATCCTATCCTTCCCCGAAGGGGAAGAGAACCCAGACTCTATACAAACTTTGGGTTATATGACAGGCGGAAACAATTCACATTTATTGCTTGAAAAAGCTAAAGAAATGAGAAATAATCCTACTGAAGCAGAAAAAGTTTTATGGCTTAATTTAAAATCAAAAGCACTAGACTACAAGTTTAGACAACAACATTTAATTGATGATTTTATAGTAGACTTTGTCTGTCTATCTAAAAAATTAATAATCGAAGTTGATGGTGAAATTCACAATAGCCAAGTTGAAGCTGATGCTGAAAGAACTAAAATTCTTAATGAAAAAGGATTTAAAGTAATCCGATTCAACAATAAAGAAGTATTAAATAATATTGATAGTGTCTTAAACATTATTAAACATGAATTACTTCACGCTGTAGTTCCCCCTTCGGGGGCTAGGGGGATTTCTGTTTTCACAACTCGTCCTGATACTATTTTTGGAGTTAGCTTTATGACCTTAGCACCAGAACACCCTTTGGTCGCTGAAATTACTACTCCAGAACAAAAAACAGCTATTGAAGCGTATATAGAGAAAACTGCAAAACGTTCTGAACGTGAGCGTATGGCTGATGTAAAAACCATTTCGGGTGTATTTACTGGAGCTTATGCAGAACATCCTTTTACAAAAGAACCTATTCCGGTTTGGATTGGTGATTATGTTTTAGCAGGTTACGGAACTGGTGCCGTTATGGCGGTTCCTTGTGGAGACGAAAGAGATTATGCTTTTGCAAATTTCTTTAAAGGTCAAAACGGAATGCCAGCAATCAAAAATATTTTTGATAAGGATATTTCTGAAGCTGCTTTTGGATCAAAAGAAGGATTCAAATTAGTTGATTCTGATTTCTTAAACGGATTAGGCTACAAAGAAGGAACTCAAAAAGCAATTGCAGCATTAGAAGAAATAAATCAAGGAATGGGTAAAACCAATTACCGTTTGCGTGATGCAGTATTTTCACGTCAGCGCTATTGGGGAGAGCCTTTCCCTGTATATTATGTAAATGGATTGCCACAAATGATTGCATCACAACATTTACCAATTATCTTACCTGAAGTTGAGAAATATTTACCAACCGAAGATGGATTGCCTCCTTTAGGAAATGCAGCTGTTTGGGCTTGGGACACAAAAACAAATACAGTTGTAAATACTGATTTGGTAGATCATGCAACAATTTTCCCATTAGAATTAAACACTATGCCAGGTTGGGCGGGAAGTTCTTGGTATTGGATGCGTTATATGGATGCACACAACGAAACCGAATTCGCCTCTAAAGAAGCTTTAACTTATTGGGAAAGTGTGGACTTATATATTGGTGGAAGCGAACATGCAACGGGACATTTATTATACTCTCGTTTTTGGAATAAATTCTTAAAAGATAAAGGTCTTGCTCCAACCGAAGAACCATTCAAAAAACTGATTAATCAGGGGATGATTTTAGGAACAACTGCTTTTGTTTATAGACTTGAAGGGACAAATACATTTGTATCTAAAAATAAAATTGAAGACAAGAGCGTTCAACCAATCCGCGTAGATGTTTCAATGGTAAATTCATCTGATGAATTAGACATTGAAAGATTCAAAGCTTGGAGAGATGATTTCCAAAATGCTGCATTTATTAATGATGAAAATGGTAAATATGTAGTAGGTCGCGAGGTTGAAAAAATGTCAAAATCATACTACAATGTAGTTACACCAGATGATATTTGTAATGAATACGGTGCAGATACATTACGTTTATACGAAATGTTCTTAGGTCCATTAGAACAAGCTAAACCTTGGAATACTGCAGGTATTTCGGGAGTATTTGGTTTTCTTAAAAAATTATGCCGTTTGTATTTTGATGATAATGGTTTAATTATTACCAACGACGAACCTACAAAAGACAACTTAAAATCATTACACAAAACCATTAAAAAAGTGGTAGAAGATATCGAGAATTTCTCTTTCAATACTTCTGTTTCTCAGTTTATGATTTGTGTGAATGAATTATCAGCTCAAAACTGTCATTCACGCGCTATATTAGAGCCTTTGGCAATTGTAATTTCGCCTTATGCTCCACATATTGCCGAAGAATTATGGTCAATATTAGGTCACACAACATCTATAGCAGCGGTTGCTTTCCCTACTTTTGAACCTAAACACCTAGTAGAAAGCAGTAAAGAATACCCTGTTTCATTTAACGGAAAAATGCGTTTCACAATCGAATTGCCTTTGGATTTAACTAAAGAAGAAATCGAAGAAATCATTATGAAAGACGAAAGAACATTAAAACAATTGGATGGTAAAACACCTAACAAAGTAATTATTGTTCCTGGAAAAATTATCAACCTTGTAGGATAA
- a CDS encoding alpha/beta fold hydrolase has protein sequence MKKHIILVIALLFSAVCLNAFAQTKSYPFEVIKSGKGKQTILFIPGFASSGEVWDDTKAYFENDFTCYTFTMAGFAGVKPQPNASFKNWEDAIASYIKDHKIEKPIIIGHSMGGGLALAIAADYPDLIDKIVVVDALPCMGALMDPSFKSKENNDCTEIVNQMTNMSEKQFYENQKNYLPKLSQNTSKHDLLLSWSMKSDRKTFGEMFCDFSNTDLRDKIATIKCPSLILLESYFVNLKPAIEAQYKNLKQANLQYANKGLHFIMYDDKDFYFSQLKNFIKAK, from the coding sequence ATGAAAAAGCATATCATCTTGGTTATCGCATTATTATTTTCGGCAGTATGCTTAAATGCATTTGCTCAAACAAAATCATATCCGTTTGAGGTTATTAAATCAGGAAAAGGAAAACAAACTATTTTATTTATTCCTGGCTTTGCTTCTTCTGGAGAAGTTTGGGATGATACAAAGGCTTACTTTGAAAATGATTTCACTTGTTACACATTTACAATGGCAGGCTTCGCAGGAGTTAAACCACAACCAAACGCTTCATTCAAAAATTGGGAAGATGCAATTGCCAGTTATATAAAAGACCATAAAATAGAAAAACCAATCATAATTGGACATAGCATGGGAGGCGGATTAGCACTAGCAATCGCAGCAGACTATCCTGATTTGATTGATAAAATTGTAGTTGTTGATGCTTTACCTTGCATGGGCGCCTTGATGGATCCTTCTTTTAAATCAAAAGAAAATAATGATTGTACCGAGATTGTTAACCAAATGACAAATATGAGTGAAAAACAATTTTATGAGAATCAAAAAAACTATCTTCCAAAACTTTCCCAAAACACCTCAAAACACGACTTACTGCTTAGTTGGAGCATGAAATCTGATAGAAAAACTTTTGGAGAAATGTTTTGTGATTTTTCAAATACTGATTTAAGAGATAAAATAGCAACTATAAAATGCCCCTCTTTAATATTACTCGAATCTTACTTCGTAAATTTAAAACCTGCTATCGAAGCTCAATATAAAAACTTAAAACAAGCAAATTTACAATATGCAAATAAAGGGCTACATTTCATCATGTATGACGACAAAGACTTTTATTTCTCACAGTTGAAAAACTTTATAAAAGCTAAATAA
- a CDS encoding RNA polymerase sigma factor, which yields MEFKELYKIYWQKIFRLCMGYVNDYDVAQDLAQETFIIVWKKLDTFRNEANIGTWIFRIASNNCLRQIEKDKRFLKSELPTYLTDEKQETLEPQIQFLYKCIAELPETDRIIISLELEDVKQAEIANIVGLSEANIRVKIHRIKEKLTQKFKENGQ from the coding sequence ATGGAGTTTAAAGAACTATACAAAATATACTGGCAAAAGATATTTCGATTATGCATGGGGTATGTAAATGACTATGATGTAGCTCAGGATTTAGCTCAGGAAACCTTTATTATTGTTTGGAAAAAACTCGATACTTTTCGTAATGAAGCAAACATAGGAACTTGGATTTTCAGAATTGCATCTAACAATTGCTTACGTCAAATAGAAAAGGATAAGCGTTTCTTAAAATCAGAATTACCCACCTATCTTACCGATGAAAAACAAGAAACACTAGAACCTCAAATCCAATTTTTATATAAATGTATTGCCGAATTACCAGAAACTGACCGTATCATTATTTCGCTAGAACTCGAAGACGTAAAACAAGCCGAAATAGCCAATATTGTTGGACTTTCAGAAGCCAATATAAGAGTGAAAATTCATAGAATAAAAGAAAAACTAACTCAGAAATTCAAAGAAAATGGACAATAA
- a CDS encoding zinc metallopeptidase has product MGMSYLILAGAIMLFSWLVSSRLKSKFELYSKLQLQNGMTGAEIAEKMLADNGIRDVRVISTPGQLTDHYNPADKTVNLSEAVYNQRNAAAAAVAAHECGHAVQHAVGYEWLTMRSRLVPIVSIASNYMQWILLAGILMLKTFPQLLLIGIIIFAATTIFSIVTLPVEYDASNRALAWLESKRMLTQQEQAGAKDALKWAARTYVVAAIGSIATLLYYVSIYMGGRRN; this is encoded by the coding sequence ATGGGAATGAGTTATTTAATTCTTGCTGGTGCGATTATGTTATTTAGCTGGTTAGTTAGTTCAAGACTGAAAAGCAAATTCGAACTATATTCAAAATTGCAATTACAAAACGGAATGACGGGTGCTGAGATTGCCGAAAAAATGCTTGCTGATAATGGTATTCGCGATGTGAGAGTTATTTCGACACCAGGTCAGTTAACAGATCACTATAATCCAGCAGATAAAACAGTAAACCTAAGTGAAGCTGTTTACAACCAACGTAATGCTGCGGCCGCTGCTGTTGCCGCACATGAATGCGGACACGCTGTACAACATGCAGTAGGTTACGAATGGCTAACGATGCGTTCTAGATTAGTACCAATCGTAAGTATTGCTTCAAATTATATGCAATGGATTTTACTTGCAGGTATTTTAATGCTTAAAACTTTTCCGCAATTATTATTAATTGGGATTATCATTTTTGCTGCTACAACTATATTTTCGATAGTGACTTTGCCTGTAGAATACGATGCTAGTAATCGTGCTCTTGCATGGCTAGAAAGCAAAAGAATGCTTACGCAACAAGAACAAGCTGGTGCAAAAGATGCTTTAAAATGGGCTGCAAGAACTTATGTAGTAGCTGCGATTGGATCAATTGCTACTTTACTATATTATGTCTCAATATATATGGGAGGAAGAAGAAATTAA
- the asnS gene encoding asparagine--tRNA ligase — MKHTKVKDLLSGTKTLQEVNAKGWVRTFRNNQFIALNDGSTINNIQCVVDFENTPDETLKRVTTGAAVSVTGTLIESKGAGQNVEIQVTKLEILGDSDAEKFPIQPKNKPSLDFLRENAHLRVRTNMFGAIMRVRSVLSYAVHSYFQEKGFVYVNTPIITGSDAEGAGEMFKVTALPFDNTPRTEDGKVNYKEDFFEKETNLTVSGQLEGETYAMALGQIYTFGPTFRAENSNTSRHLAEFWMIEPEVAFNDLNDNMDLAEDFIQYVIKYALDKCQDDLKFLETRLLDEEKSKPQAERSEMALLDKLNFVLENNFKRVSYTEAIDILRESTPNKKKKFNYIINEWGADLQSEHERYLVEKHFKCPVILFDYPANIKAFYMRLNEDGKTVRAMDILFPGIGEIVGGSEREERYDVLIEKMKALEIDEEELSWYLDTRRFGSATHSGFGLGFERLVLFVTGMTNIRDVIPFPRTPGNAEF; from the coding sequence ATGAAACATACTAAAGTTAAAGACTTACTAAGCGGTACAAAGACACTTCAGGAAGTAAATGCAAAAGGTTGGGTGAGAACATTTAGAAACAATCAATTTATTGCGCTTAATGACGGGTCTACCATTAATAATATACAATGTGTTGTTGATTTTGAGAATACACCAGATGAAACTTTAAAAAGAGTTACTACTGGTGCTGCAGTTTCGGTAACTGGAACTTTAATTGAAAGTAAAGGTGCTGGTCAGAATGTTGAAATTCAAGTTACAAAACTAGAAATATTAGGAGATTCGGATGCTGAAAAATTCCCGATACAACCAAAAAACAAACCTAGCTTAGACTTCTTACGTGAAAACGCACATTTACGTGTACGTACAAATATGTTTGGAGCAATTATGCGTGTGCGTTCGGTATTATCATATGCTGTACATAGCTATTTTCAAGAAAAAGGTTTTGTATATGTAAATACACCAATCATAACGGGTTCTGATGCTGAAGGTGCTGGAGAAATGTTTAAAGTTACTGCTTTGCCTTTTGACAACACGCCAAGAACTGAAGATGGAAAAGTAAATTATAAAGAAGACTTCTTTGAAAAAGAAACAAACTTAACCGTTTCTGGACAATTAGAAGGAGAGACTTATGCAATGGCATTGGGTCAGATTTATACTTTTGGACCAACTTTTAGAGCTGAAAATTCAAATACTTCTCGCCATTTGGCTGAATTTTGGATGATTGAGCCAGAAGTTGCTTTTAATGACTTGAATGACAATATGGATTTGGCTGAAGATTTTATTCAGTACGTAATTAAATATGCGTTAGACAAATGTCAGGATGATTTGAAATTCTTAGAAACTAGATTACTAGACGAAGAGAAATCAAAACCACAAGCTGAAAGAAGCGAAATGGCTTTATTGGATAAATTAAACTTCGTATTAGAGAACAACTTTAAGCGTGTTTCTTATACGGAAGCAATTGATATTTTAAGAGAATCAACTCCAAATAAAAAGAAAAAATTCAACTATATCATTAACGAATGGGGAGCTGATTTACAATCAGAACACGAGCGTTACTTGGTTGAAAAACATTTTAAATGTCCAGTAATCTTGTTTGATTACCCAGCAAACATTAAAGCGTTTTACATGCGTTTAAATGAAGATGGAAAAACTGTTCGCGCAATGGATATCCTTTTCCCTGGAATTGGAGAAATTGTTGGTGGTTCTGAAAGAGAAGAGCGTTATGATGTTTTAATTGAAAAAATGAAAGCATTAGAAATTGACGAAGAAGAATTATCATGGTATTTAGATACTAGACGATTTGGTTCGGCAACGCACTCAGGATTCGGTTTAGGATTTGAGCGTTTGGTATTATTCGTAACTGGAATGACAAACATACGTGACGTAATTCCTTTCCCAAGAACTCCTGGAAATGCAGAATTTTAG